A region of Scleropages formosus chromosome 2, fSclFor1.1, whole genome shotgun sequence DNA encodes the following proteins:
- the LOC108931662 gene encoding protein kinase C theta type-like isoform X1: MSPFLRIGLSNFEMDPGLPQYEENINPYCAVYIKEAVETEKGQVYKQKKPTMYPPWSTTFDAHVHKGRVMHVVVTDKTAQFKSEATVQLDTLATRCKRENGKLEIWVELKPLGRLLIEARYFLEKSDATGQSKGEGEVDGERPFALHQRRGAIKQAKIHVVKCHEFTATFFPQPTFCSVCKEFVWGLNKQGYQCRQCNAAIHKKCIDKVIAKCTGSAVNSKETMIHKERFKIDMPHRFKVYNYKSPTFCEHCGTLLWGLARQGLKCEECGMNIHHKCQTKVANLCGVNQKLMAEALATIESTQQAKNSRDNDVFGRQAPLAISTPGTREMLETPSRLPRPASGRKDPQGISWDGPMEGEQSTPKIQDPLYAVPQKDVHKFTIDNFILHKMLGKGSFGKVFLAELKLTNQFFAVKALKKDVVLMDDDVECTMVEKRVLSLAWEHPYLTHLYCTFQTKENLFFVMEYLNGGDLMFHIQNCQKFDLPRSTFYAAEIICGLQFLHSKGIIYRDLKLDNVLLDSEGHIKIADFGMCKENMQGDSRTSTFCGTPDYIAPEILLGQKYGFSVDWWSFGVLLYEMLIGQSPFHGQDEEELFQSVRTDDPIYPRWLPKDAHDILVKLFVREPERRLGVKGNIRLHSFFRDMDWIALEGRQVQPPFKPVVKSASDCSNFDREFINEKPRLSCADRTLINSVDQTMFCDFSFVNPRMDRIKGP; encoded by the exons ATGTCCCCCTTCCTGAGAATCGGTTTGTCAAATTTCGAAATGGACCCTGGACTGCCGCAATATGAGGAGAACATCAACCCCTACTGTGCAGTCTACATAAAGGAGGCGGTGGAAACAG AAAAGGGACAGGTGTACAAACAGAAGAAGCCCACCATGTACCCCCCGTGGAGCACCACCTTCGATGCCCACGTCCACAAGGGCCGTGTGATGCACGTGGTCGTCACGGACAAGACCGCCCAGTTCAAGTCTGAAGCAACCGTGCAGCTGGACACACTTGCCACGCGATGCAAGAGGGAGAACGGCAAGCTAGAGATCTGG GTAGAACTGAAGCCACTCGGTCGCTTGCTAATAGAGGCTCGGTACTTCCTGGAGAAGAGCG ATGCTACAGGACAGAGCAAGGGTGAGGGTGAAGTTGATGGCGAGAGACCCTTCGCCCTGCACCAGCGCCGAGGTGCTATCAAGCAGGCGAAGATCCATGTGGTCAAGTGCCATGAGTTCACAGCCACCTTCTTTCCCCAGCCCACTTTCTGCTCTGTCTGCAAGGAATTTGTGTG gggTCTCAACAAACAAGGCTACCAGTGCAGAC AGTGCAATGCAGCCATACATAAGAAATGCATTGACAAGGTGATCGCCAAGTGCACAGGATCAGCTGTCAACAGCAAGGAGACCATG ATCCACAAAGAGCGGTTTAAGATCGACATGCCGCACAGGTTTAAAGTGTACAACTACAAGAGCCCCACTTTTTGTGAACACTGTGGCACTTTGCTGTGGGGTCTGGCGAGGCAGGGCCTAAAGTGTGAAG aGTGTGGCATGAATATTCATCACAAGTGCCAGACAAAAGTGGCCAATCTTTGTGGTGTTAACCAGAAGCTGATGGCTGAGGCACTGGCCACGATTGAGAGCACTCAGCAG GCCAAAAACTCCCGCGACAATGATGTTTTTGGGAGACAGGCTCCATTGGCGATCAGCACGCCAGGAACCAGAGAGATGCTGGAAACCCCTTCAAGACTCCCAAGGCCAGCATCAGGCCGGAAAG ACCCTCAAGGGATCTCCTGGGATGGCCCCATGGAAGGAGAGcagtcaacccccaaaatacAGGACCCCCTCTATGCTGTGCCACAAAAGGATGTGCATAAGTTCACCATTGACAACTTCATCCTACACAAAATGCTTGGGAAGGGCAGCTTTGGAAAG GTTTTTTTGGCAGAACTCAAGTTGACCAATCAGTTCTTTGCTGTGAAAGCACTAAAGAAAGATGTGGTTTTGATggatgatgatgttgaatgTACCATGGTGGAGAAGAGGGTCCTGTCTCTAGCTTGGGAGCATCCATACCTAACACACCTGTACTGCACCTTTCAAACCAAG GAAAACCTCTTCTTTGTGATGGAATATTTGAATGGTGGTGACTTGATGTTCCATATACAAAACTGTCAGAAGTTTGACTTGCCAAGATCAAC GTTCTATGCTGCTGAAATAATATGTGGTTTACAGTTCCTGCACTCAAAAGGCATCATATACAG AGACCTGAAGCTGGATAATGTGCTGCTGGATTCTGAAGGACACATCAAGATCGCTGACTTTGGGATGTGCAAGGAGAATATGCAAGGAGATTCCAGAACGTCTACTTTCTGTGGAACACCGGACTACATTGCACCTGAG ATCCTCCTAGGACAAAAGTATGGCTTCTCAGTGGACTGGTGGTCCTTTGGAGTCCTGCTGTATGAGATGCTGATTGGACAGTCTCCCTTCCATGGACAAGATGAAGAAGAGTTGTTTCAATCTGTCCGCACAGATGACCCCATCTACCCCAGATGGCTTCCCAAGGATGCCCATGACATCCTGGTTAAG ctttttgtgcGGGAGCCAGAGCGAAGGTTAGGGGTGAAGGGCAACATCCGGCTTCACTCTTTTTTCCGGGACATGGACTGGATTGCTCTTGAAGGCCGGCAGGTGCAGCCGCCATTTAAACCAGTTGTG AAATCAGCAAGTGACTGCAGTAATTTTGACCGGGAGTTCATTAACGAGAAGCCACGGCTGTCATGTGCAGACCGGACCCTCATCAACAGCGTGGACCAGACAATGTTCTGCGACTTCTCCTTTGTCAACCCCAGAATGGACCGCATCAAGGGTCCCTGA
- the LOC108931662 gene encoding protein kinase C theta type-like isoform X2: MQEGERQARDLELKPLGRLLIEARYFLEKSDATGQSKGEGEVDGERPFALHQRRGAIKQAKIHVVKCHEFTATFFPQPTFCSVCKEFVWGLNKQGYQCRQCNAAIHKKCIDKVIAKCTGSAVNSKETMIHKERFKIDMPHRFKVYNYKSPTFCEHCGTLLWGLARQGLKCEECGMNIHHKCQTKVANLCGVNQKLMAEALATIESTQQAKNSRDNDVFGRQAPLAISTPGTREMLETPSRLPRPASGRKDPQGISWDGPMEGEQSTPKIQDPLYAVPQKDVHKFTIDNFILHKMLGKGSFGKVFLAELKLTNQFFAVKALKKDVVLMDDDVECTMVEKRVLSLAWEHPYLTHLYCTFQTKENLFFVMEYLNGGDLMFHIQNCQKFDLPRSTFYAAEIICGLQFLHSKGIIYRDLKLDNVLLDSEGHIKIADFGMCKENMQGDSRTSTFCGTPDYIAPEILLGQKYGFSVDWWSFGVLLYEMLIGQSPFHGQDEEELFQSVRTDDPIYPRWLPKDAHDILVKLFVREPERRLGVKGNIRLHSFFRDMDWIALEGRQVQPPFKPVVKSASDCSNFDREFINEKPRLSCADRTLINSVDQTMFCDFSFVNPRMDRIKGP; the protein is encoded by the exons ATGCAAGAGGGAGAACGGCAAGCTAGAGATCTGG AACTGAAGCCACTCGGTCGCTTGCTAATAGAGGCTCGGTACTTCCTGGAGAAGAGCG ATGCTACAGGACAGAGCAAGGGTGAGGGTGAAGTTGATGGCGAGAGACCCTTCGCCCTGCACCAGCGCCGAGGTGCTATCAAGCAGGCGAAGATCCATGTGGTCAAGTGCCATGAGTTCACAGCCACCTTCTTTCCCCAGCCCACTTTCTGCTCTGTCTGCAAGGAATTTGTGTG gggTCTCAACAAACAAGGCTACCAGTGCAGAC AGTGCAATGCAGCCATACATAAGAAATGCATTGACAAGGTGATCGCCAAGTGCACAGGATCAGCTGTCAACAGCAAGGAGACCATG ATCCACAAAGAGCGGTTTAAGATCGACATGCCGCACAGGTTTAAAGTGTACAACTACAAGAGCCCCACTTTTTGTGAACACTGTGGCACTTTGCTGTGGGGTCTGGCGAGGCAGGGCCTAAAGTGTGAAG aGTGTGGCATGAATATTCATCACAAGTGCCAGACAAAAGTGGCCAATCTTTGTGGTGTTAACCAGAAGCTGATGGCTGAGGCACTGGCCACGATTGAGAGCACTCAGCAG GCCAAAAACTCCCGCGACAATGATGTTTTTGGGAGACAGGCTCCATTGGCGATCAGCACGCCAGGAACCAGAGAGATGCTGGAAACCCCTTCAAGACTCCCAAGGCCAGCATCAGGCCGGAAAG ACCCTCAAGGGATCTCCTGGGATGGCCCCATGGAAGGAGAGcagtcaacccccaaaatacAGGACCCCCTCTATGCTGTGCCACAAAAGGATGTGCATAAGTTCACCATTGACAACTTCATCCTACACAAAATGCTTGGGAAGGGCAGCTTTGGAAAG GTTTTTTTGGCAGAACTCAAGTTGACCAATCAGTTCTTTGCTGTGAAAGCACTAAAGAAAGATGTGGTTTTGATggatgatgatgttgaatgTACCATGGTGGAGAAGAGGGTCCTGTCTCTAGCTTGGGAGCATCCATACCTAACACACCTGTACTGCACCTTTCAAACCAAG GAAAACCTCTTCTTTGTGATGGAATATTTGAATGGTGGTGACTTGATGTTCCATATACAAAACTGTCAGAAGTTTGACTTGCCAAGATCAAC GTTCTATGCTGCTGAAATAATATGTGGTTTACAGTTCCTGCACTCAAAAGGCATCATATACAG AGACCTGAAGCTGGATAATGTGCTGCTGGATTCTGAAGGACACATCAAGATCGCTGACTTTGGGATGTGCAAGGAGAATATGCAAGGAGATTCCAGAACGTCTACTTTCTGTGGAACACCGGACTACATTGCACCTGAG ATCCTCCTAGGACAAAAGTATGGCTTCTCAGTGGACTGGTGGTCCTTTGGAGTCCTGCTGTATGAGATGCTGATTGGACAGTCTCCCTTCCATGGACAAGATGAAGAAGAGTTGTTTCAATCTGTCCGCACAGATGACCCCATCTACCCCAGATGGCTTCCCAAGGATGCCCATGACATCCTGGTTAAG ctttttgtgcGGGAGCCAGAGCGAAGGTTAGGGGTGAAGGGCAACATCCGGCTTCACTCTTTTTTCCGGGACATGGACTGGATTGCTCTTGAAGGCCGGCAGGTGCAGCCGCCATTTAAACCAGTTGTG AAATCAGCAAGTGACTGCAGTAATTTTGACCGGGAGTTCATTAACGAGAAGCCACGGCTGTCATGTGCAGACCGGACCCTCATCAACAGCGTGGACCAGACAATGTTCTGCGACTTCTCCTTTGTCAACCCCAGAATGGACCGCATCAAGGGTCCCTGA